The genomic DNA GCCGTCATATATGACGGCTCGAACGTGGCGACGATTGCTTGGCAAGCGTCCGGAACCGCTAGAGTGACCAGCCCCGCACCGCTTCGCAATGCGGCCATGCCGCTCAATGAAATCGAGCCCGGCATGCCGCGCGATCCACCAATCAACAGGACGCGCCCGTAATCACCCTTGTGACTGTCCGCGCGGCGCGATTTTAAGCGAGGAAGGAGTGGGTTCATATCGGTTTGGTCCGGCAACTGGAAACTCTCTTGGCGATCATCGCTGCTAGGTAGCCTCCCTTGAATCCCGCATCAATGTTCACGACAGCGACATTCGCCGCACAGCTATTCAGCATCCCCAACAGCGCGGCAAATCCGCCGAGGCTGGCGCCGTAGCCGACGCTCGTGGGGACTGCAATCACCGGGCACGCGACGTAGCCCCCTACCATGCTCGGCAGCGCTCCTTCCATACCCGCGACGACGACCGCTGCGTCGGCCTGTTGAATCTCGTCCAAGTGCGCCAGCAACCGATGCGGCCCCGCCACGCCGACGTCAACGATCACCTGCACCGCCGCTCCCATCCAACGAGCCGTCTCGGCCGCCTCTTCCGCGACCGCGAGATCAGTCGTCCCCGCGGTGATGACGACGACTCGGCCGCAGTTATTTTCCTCAGCCGGATTCTTCTTGGTCGCCGCGACGGCGAATGTCCCGGCGACGGCATTGTAGTGCGCTGTGGGAAATCGGTCGCTCAATTGGCTCGCCTGTTCCACGCCGATCCGAGTCGCCAGCGCGCCGAAACCATCGGCGAGAAGCCGACCGAAAACCCGTTCGATCGTCTCGACGCTCTTCCCCTGTCCAAAAACCACTTCGGGAAAACCACACCGCCGGCTACGATCGAGATCGAGCTGCACGTCGCCGAGATCCGCCGTCTTCGGCCGGGCTAACTCGTGCAGAAAATGATCCAGCGAAATCTGGCCGGCGGCCAATTGTTCCGCCAATCTGGCGATCAGGCTAGTGTCCATCCTATTATCCTAGCCGCCGACCATCGTCCCCGCGACCCGCCCCTGATTCTGACGTTACACCGCGGAACTATCTTGCCAGTCGCGGCTGTAACTGGTAGCAAATGACTGCTAAGCACTCTGTTTGCCGACGCCGCCTTCGATTAGGCCCTTTGGACCGTTCGCCATGAATCCATTCCACGTTCGACGGGACAAGCTCCGCAAGCTGATGCAAAAGGCCGGGGTGGAATCCCTGCTGGTGACGAGCTTTGTCAACGTCACGTATCTGACCGGCTTCACCGGCGACGACAGCTATCTCTCGCTCATGCCATCGGGCGAGGCTCTCCTCAGCGACCAACGTTACACGACGCAACTTGGAGAAGAATGCCCTGGCCTGGATTTGCTGATCCGTTCTCCGAAAACCAACATGTTGGAACTGGTCGTGCGGGCCATCAAGGCCTCCAAGGTCGCTCGACTCGGTATCGAGGCCGATTCGATCACCGTTGGCTTGCGCGATCGAATCGCCGACAAGCTCCCGAAACTGAGCATGATCCCGATCTCTGGATTGGTCGAGAGCCTGAGGATCGTCAAGGACAAGGAGGAAATCGCCGCGATCCAGCGAGCCGTCAGCCAAGCCGAACGCGCGTTTGCCGTATTGCGGGCCTCTGTCCGACCGGATCAAACCGAGAAAGAATTGGCGGACGATCTCGATCATCAAATGCGGCAGTTCGGGGCGAAAAGGGCCAGTTTCACGCCGATTGTCGCCGTCGGTCCGCGGGCCGCCCTGCCCCACGCGCGCGCAACCGGGAAGCGAATCGGCGAAGCGGATTTCGTTCTGATCGATTGGGGCGCCGACGAAGGCCTTTACAAGAGCGACTTGACGCGAGTCTTAGTGACCGGTAGAATCTCGCCCAAACTCGAACGGGTGTATGGAGTTGTGTTGAATGCGCAGCTCCAGGCGATCAAGGCGATTCGCCCTGGCGCTACGTGCCAGGAAGTGGATTCCGTTGCCCGCGGCGTCATCGAAAAGGCGGGCTTCGGTCGGCAGTTTGGGCATGGGCTGGGGCACGGCATCGGCTTGGATATTCATGAATCGCCGCGGCTCGGCCAAAAGCAGAAGCAACCGCTCAAGGCTGGCATGGTGGTCACAGTGGAACCCGGGGTTTATTTGCCCGGCTGGGGGGGCGTGCGAATCGAGGACGATGTGCTGGTGACGAAGTCCGGGCACGAAGTCCTCACCAGCGTTCCGAAAGAGTGGGCCGACGTGTGCATCGGTTAATTGATCAAACGGTGGAGGCGCGGCATGTCTAGTTCGGGCGCCGGCGGCGGCGACATCTTTGACGTCAAGAAAGTGCGCCGCCTGGTCGAGTTGATGAAGGAGCACGACCTCGCCGAAATCGACCTGCGCCAGGGAGACCAGCGAATCCGGCTCCGCCGCGGCGGCGAGCCCCAGCTTGTTGGCGGCACCGTCTATGTGCCCACCGCCACCGGTTCCTCCCCGCCGCGCGCGGCAACTTCCTCGGCACCCGCGGCAACTGATTCGGCGCTCGAGGTGATCAAGAGCCCGATGGTCGGCACTTTCTACGCGGCGGGGAATCCCGAGTCGCCCCCGTTCGTGAAGGTCGGAGACCACGTCGGCCCGGAATCCGTCGTCTGCGTTATCGAGGCGATGAAGGTCTTTAACGAGATTCAGGCCGAAATCGCCGGACAGGTAGCGGCGGTGTTGGTCGAGAACGGCCAGCCGGTCGAATTCGGCCAGCCGTTGTTCAAGATCGACACGCGGAAGTAATGTTCAAGCGCATCCTCGTAGCCAACCGCGGTGAGATTGCCTTGAGGGTGATCCGCGCGTGCCGCGAATTGGGCATCGAAACGGTCGCCATCTATAGCGAGGCCGATCGCGATGCCTACTATCTCAGCTTGGCCGATGAGGCGTATTGCGTCGGGACGGCCAAGGCGGCCGATAGTTATCTGCGAATCGACCGCGTGATCAGCGCCGCGGAAATCGGCAACGTGCAGGCGATTCATCCCGGCTACGGATTTCTCTCCGAGAACGCACACTTCAACGAGGTCTGCCGTACTTGCAATATCGACTTCATCGGCCCTTCGCCCGAGGCGATGAGCCGATTGGGCGATAAAAACGAGGCCCGGCGACTCGCGCGCGAGGCGAATGTGCCCGTCGTTCCAGGCAGCGAAGGGCTAATCCGAAACGAGGCGGAAGCGGTGCGGCTGGCGCACCAGATCGGCTTTCCCGTGCTCATCAAGGCGACCGCTGGGGGCGGCGGCCGGGGGATGCGCGTCGCCGCCAATGACCTCTCGCTCAAGAGCGCGCTGCAGCAGGCTGCCGCGGAAGCGGAAGCAGCGTTCGGCAATTCCGGAATCTATCTCGAGCGCTATATCGAGCGGCCGAGGCACGTCGAGGTGCAGTTCATCGCCGATCATCACGGCAATGTCGTTCATCTTTGGGAACGCGATTGCTCGGTGCAGCGGCGGCACCAAAAGTTGATCGAAGAAAGCCCATCGCCGGCCTTGGACAACGCAACCCGGCAAGCCATGTGCGAATCGGCCGTTCGGCTCGCGAAGACGGCCGGATACACGAACGCCGGCACGTGCGAATTCATCGTCGACCAGTCGGGCACATACTATTTCATCGAGGTAAACGCCCGCATTCAAGTGGAGCACCCGGTCACGGAGATGGTCACCGGCATCGACTTGATCAAATCGCAAATCCGCGTGGCCGCCGGGGAGGCGCTGCCGTTCAAACAGGAAGACATTCGAGTGCGCGGCGCCGCGATCGAATGCCGGATCAACGCCGAGGATCCCTCTCGGAATTTTCAGCCCTCCCCCGGAAAGATCGAGCGATTGATCGCACCGGGCGGCTTCGGCGTGCGCTTCGATTCCCATGCCTACAGCGGCTACACGGTCTCTCCTCACTACGATTCGATGATCGGCAAGCTGATCGTGCATCAGCCGACGCGGCGCGAGGCCATCGACTGCATGTTGCGGGCGCTCGGCGAGTTGCGCGTGGACGGCATCCGCACGACCGCCCCGCTGCACCGCGAGATTCTCTCCCATGCCGCCTTCCACGAATGCCGCATCGACACGACTTTCGTCGAGCGGACCTGGATGACTTAGCGTCACCCGTAGTTCAACCGCCCCGGGAGTTCCTTCGAGATCTGCACGTCGAATAGATGCGGCTCGTCACTGCGGAGTGACGCATCAACAAGCTCGCTGAGCTGGTCCGGCTCGGTGATTCGTTCGGCCCGAACGCCGAGCGATTCGGATAGCCCGACGAAATCCACCTCGGGCTCCGCGATGTCCATGCCGACGAATCGCCCCTGGCCGGCCTGCTCCAAACCCATATTGACCGCGCCGATTTTGAGGATTTGATACTGGGCGTTGTTGCAAATCACGAACGTGACCGGAATCTTGTATCGCGCCGCGGTCCAGAGTCCTTGAATTCCGTATAGCGCGGCTCCATCGCCGAGCAGGGCCAGCACGGACCGGTCGGGCCAGGCCAAGCGCACGCCGATCGCGCAGCCCAGTCCCCACCCCAAGCCCCAGCCGCGATGGCCGAAATAGCCGCTCGTGTTCTTGAGCGCCCCGAGTCGCTCGAACGTCGTGTTCGTCGTCGTCACTGCTTCTTCGACGACCGCCACGTTGTCCGGAAGAACCCTCGCGATCGCGGCCATCGCGGCAAGCGGCGTCATCGGCCGCGCGGCGCGCTCGGATTCAGCTTGGCGGACGAGCACGCCGCGCGCCGCGCGATGCGCTTGACCCAATTGTTCTGCTCGTTTTCGCGCCGCGGCCATTTGCTCGCGCGTCATCCGTTGCGTCAATACCGCGTCCAATTCGGCCAGGCCGGATTTCGTCCCGCCCCAAAGCGCGACGGCCAGCGGATAGTTTTTGCCGAGTTGATACTGATCCTCATCGAGATGCACGATCCGTATCTGCTCCGGCATTGCCCGCGACGGTTCGTGGTAGACATATTGCCGGAATAGATCCATCCCGACGACCAGCAGCGCGTCGAATTCCACCAGCCGCTCGCGCAATTCGGGTGACCAGAGCGGCAAACCTTGGGCATACAGCGGATGATCGGCTGGGAAGCTGAGCCGGCCATGCGTAGTGCCCGGCTCGGAGAAGACCGGCGCGCCGAGCTGCTCGGCGACCGCGACCAATTCGGCCACTGCACTGCGCTCGACCACGCGACTGCCGACGAGGATCGCCGGCCGCTTGGCCGCCAACAGCACCTCAACCGCCTTGCTCACGGCCTCCGCCGCCGGCCGAAATTCCGGATTCGGCGTCGCCGAGAGCGTCAAATCCAAATCCGCCTCCGCCATCTGCACGTCCATCGGGATCGAGAGGAACACGGGCCCGGTCGGCGGCGAGAGGGCGGTCTGCATCGCGCGGCGCAACGCGGCCGGCAAGTCTTCGATTCGTTCGATTTCAGCCGCCCACTTTGTCCAAGGCCGTACCACGCCGAGCATGTCTCCCCACAGGATCGGCTCCTCGAACCGCAACCGCCGATCTTGCTGGCCGGCGGTGATCAAAAGCGGCGTTCCCTCGCGCCAGGCGTTGTAGAGCATCCCCGTCGCGTTGCCCAGCCCCGCGCAGATGTGAAGATTGACGACCCCCAGCCTCCCCGACGCCATCGCATAGCCGTCGGCCATTCCCATCACGGGGACCTCTTGCAGGCCGAGAATGAATTCAATCCGCTCGTCGGCGGCCAAAGCGTCCATCAGCGGCAATTCGGTCGTGCCCGGATTTCCGAATAGATACCGCACCCCCGCCGCGGAAAGCATTTCGATGAATGCTTGCGATCCTCGAATGGCCATAAACCCGCCTGCAAAGTTTCGGTCGTGTCCGCGGAAACCAACAGTGTAAATCCTCGCGCGCCGCCGGAACAGATGCGACCGCCGACCCTCAATGCCTCTAGTTCCCAGGCTCTGACTGGTAACGCACCGCCGCAGAGGCTCTGCCTCATCATTCCTTCCGGCCCAATGCGCTCGATCCGCAAGCGATGACACGGCAGAGCCGTGTCCGCAGTGCGTTAGCCAGGCAGAGCCTGGGAACAAGAGTCGAGTCACTTCGTGATTTGAGGGTCGCCGCGTACAATGATGTGCGTCCGATCGACTTCGCTCCGGAAGACCATCATGTCGAAACCTCGTCCGCTTGGCGGCATCATCCATACGTACCAGAAGTACGACCCGAAGAATTTCCCCAGCCCGACGCAGCCGCCTCCCGATCTTGTCTCGCCGGCCTTCGAGCACATGCTCGCGTATGGCAGCATGCGCGAACTCACCGACGAGGAGCTGGCCCGAGCGATCCATCTCGATCCGAGCCAGATCGCCGGCCTCGGCCCGAGCCTCGACATGCTCATGGCCATTCTCCGCGAACGGAAGCGGAAGATTCTCGAGACCTACGAGACCGACACGGTCCAGAAATCGGCCCGCGACGCCTACCGCGAGACGGGCGAAAGCATCTCGCCCCCCAAAAACGTCCGCAAACAGTTTCAAAAGGCATTCGACGACGAGCAGATTCGCGATCTCGAACGGGTTTGGTATCAGCACGGCGACGACCGCTCGGCGTTCGCCCGGCAGTTGATGCGGCTCATCGATCGGCTCGGCCATCAATATCAAGTGGACGAGCTGGCGGCAAAATACGAATTCACCGGCAACACCTCGATGACCGTGCCCGAGGCATTGCAAGTCAAAGAGGAATTGGAAACGATTGACCGACTGTTGCAACAGTTGGAGGAAGCCGCGAAGACAGCCCAGATTGGCGTGATCGACATGGAAGCCCTCGCCGAATTCACCCAGCCGGGCGATATGGCCCAGCTCGACGCGCTGCGGCAACAAATCGAGAACTATATGCGCGAGATTGCCGAGCGGCAGGGGATCGAGCGCAACGACCGCGGCGGCTACAACCTCACGCCCAAGGCCTATCGCCTGTTCCAGAATCGGCTGCTCGAGCAGATTTTCAGCAACCTCGTGGCGGCGCGCTCCGGCCGGCATCAAGGTCCCGTCCTCGGCGACGGGGCGGTCGAGCTGCCGCAAACGAAGCCCTACGAGTTCGGCGACTCGGTCACGCAAATGGACATCCCGGCCTCGCTCGTGAATGCGATGCTCCGCAGCGGGCCCGGGCTGCCGGTGCGAATGAAGCCGGACGACATCGAAATCCACCGCACCCGAAACATCCCCAAATGCGCGACTGCCGTGCTGATGGACATGAGCGGCTCGATGGGTCACTACGGGCAATTCATCAACGTCAAACGGATGGGCCTCGCGCTCGAAGGCTTGATCCGCCGCGAGTATCCGGGCGATTTTCTGCAATTCGTCGAGATGTACACCTTCGCCCGGCCCTGCCCAGTTGCCGAGATCGCCTCGCTCATGCCGAAGCCGGTGACGATCTACGATCACTTCGTGCGGCTCAAGGCCGACATGAGCGATCCGAACATCAGCGAGATGCAAATCCCGCCGCACTTCACGAACATTCAGCGCGCCCTGCAAGTCGGCCGGCAATTCCTCTCAAGGCAAGACACGCCGAACCGCCAGATCATCCTGATCACCGACGGCCTGCCGACGGCGCATTTCGAGGGGACCGAACTCTACATGCTCTACCCGCCGGATATCCGCACGGAAAAGGCGACGCTCCGCGAAGGCCAACTCTGCCGCCGCGAAGGGATCACGATCAATATCTTCTTGCTGCCAAGCTGGTCGCAATCCTCCGAAGACATCCAGTTCGCCTATCGCCTCGCCGAATCCACCCTCGGCCGAGTCTTCTTCACCGCCGGCAACGATCTGGACCGCTACGTCGTCTGGGACTACGTAAACCGCCGTCGCTCGATCGTGGCCTGACACGCTTTGCCATGTTGGTACGTTGCCGACGCTGGCAGCGTCGGTAGAAAACAGATGGGAAATCAGA from Pirellulales bacterium includes the following:
- a CDS encoding NAD(P)H-hydrate dehydratase: MNPLLPRLKSRRADSHKGDYGRVLLIGGSRGMPGSISLSGMAALRSGAGLVTLAVPDACQAIVATFEPSYMTA
- the larB gene encoding nickel pincer cofactor biosynthesis protein LarB — encoded protein: MDTSLIARLAEQLAAGQISLDHFLHELARPKTADLGDVQLDLDRSRRCGFPEVVFGQGKSVETIERVFGRLLADGFGALATRIGVEQASQLSDRFPTAHYNAVAGTFAVAATKKNPAEENNCGRVVVITAGTTDLAVAEEAAETARWMGAAVQVIVDVGVAGPHRLLAHLDEIQQADAAVVVAGMEGALPSMVGGYVACPVIAVPTSVGYGASLGGFAALLGMLNSCAANVAVVNIDAGFKGGYLAAMIAKRVSSCRTKPI
- a CDS encoding Xaa-Pro peptidase family protein, with the protein product MNPFHVRRDKLRKLMQKAGVESLLVTSFVNVTYLTGFTGDDSYLSLMPSGEALLSDQRYTTQLGEECPGLDLLIRSPKTNMLELVVRAIKASKVARLGIEADSITVGLRDRIADKLPKLSMIPISGLVESLRIVKDKEEIAAIQRAVSQAERAFAVLRASVRPDQTEKELADDLDHQMRQFGAKRASFTPIVAVGPRAALPHARATGKRIGEADFVLIDWGADEGLYKSDLTRVLVTGRISPKLERVYGVVLNAQLQAIKAIRPGATCQEVDSVARGVIEKAGFGRQFGHGLGHGIGLDIHESPRLGQKQKQPLKAGMVVTVEPGVYLPGWGGVRIEDDVLVTKSGHEVLTSVPKEWADVCIG
- the accB gene encoding acetyl-CoA carboxylase biotin carboxyl carrier protein, whose product is MSSSGAGGGDIFDVKKVRRLVELMKEHDLAEIDLRQGDQRIRLRRGGEPQLVGGTVYVPTATGSSPPRAATSSAPAATDSALEVIKSPMVGTFYAAGNPESPPFVKVGDHVGPESVVCVIEAMKVFNEIQAEIAGQVAAVLVENGQPVEFGQPLFKIDTRK
- the accC gene encoding acetyl-CoA carboxylase biotin carboxylase subunit, with translation MFKRILVANRGEIALRVIRACRELGIETVAIYSEADRDAYYLSLADEAYCVGTAKAADSYLRIDRVISAAEIGNVQAIHPGYGFLSENAHFNEVCRTCNIDFIGPSPEAMSRLGDKNEARRLAREANVPVVPGSEGLIRNEAEAVRLAHQIGFPVLIKATAGGGGRGMRVAANDLSLKSALQQAAAEAEAAFGNSGIYLERYIERPRHVEVQFIADHHGNVVHLWERDCSVQRRHQKLIEESPSPALDNATRQAMCESAVRLAKTAGYTNAGTCEFIVDQSGTYYFIEVNARIQVEHPVTEMVTGIDLIKSQIRVAAGEALPFKQEDIRVRGAAIECRINAEDPSRNFQPSPGKIERLIAPGGFGVRFDSHAYSGYTVSPHYDSMIGKLIVHQPTRREAIDCMLRALGELRVDGIRTTAPLHREILSHAAFHECRIDTTFVERTWMT
- a CDS encoding thiamine pyrophosphate-binding protein, whose translation is MAIRGSQAFIEMLSAAGVRYLFGNPGTTELPLMDALAADERIEFILGLQEVPVMGMADGYAMASGRLGVVNLHICAGLGNATGMLYNAWREGTPLLITAGQQDRRLRFEEPILWGDMLGVVRPWTKWAAEIERIEDLPAALRRAMQTALSPPTGPVFLSIPMDVQMAEADLDLTLSATPNPEFRPAAEAVSKAVEVLLAAKRPAILVGSRVVERSAVAELVAVAEQLGAPVFSEPGTTHGRLSFPADHPLYAQGLPLWSPELRERLVEFDALLVVGMDLFRQYVYHEPSRAMPEQIRIVHLDEDQYQLGKNYPLAVALWGGTKSGLAELDAVLTQRMTREQMAAARKRAEQLGQAHRAARGVLVRQAESERAARPMTPLAAMAAIARVLPDNVAVVEEAVTTTNTTFERLGALKNTSGYFGHRGWGLGWGLGCAIGVRLAWPDRSVLALLGDGAALYGIQGLWTAARYKIPVTFVICNNAQYQILKIGAVNMGLEQAGQGRFVGMDIAEPEVDFVGLSESLGVRAERITEPDQLSELVDASLRSDEPHLFDVQISKELPGRLNYG